The window GCGATCGTATTGAGAACGATAGCAATGCTCTCGGTCAACTGATCAAAAAAGGTCAAATGAATATCGCTAAATCGCGAGAACGAGGCAAGTTCGATCACAGCCGTCACTTGTCCTTCAAACAATACCGGAAGGGCGACGGCATTCAAGGGACTCGCTTCACCCAATCCAGAACTGATTTTGATATAGTCAGCCGGAACTTCAGTGAGCAAAATACGCTCTTTCTCTAGGGCACACTGTCCGATTAGTCCTTCGCCTAGCTGGAAGCGGTTGCCTAAGTGTTTGCGCTCTCGATAAGCATAAGTGCTAAGTAGCTTGAGAAAGCCCGAATGATGATCGCTGCTTTCCATTAGGTAAAAGACACCATGCTGCGCTGAAACGAGCGGAGCCAATTCCGACAAAATGAGCTTGGAAACCGCTTCGAGATCGCGCTGACCTTGCAGCATTCGCGTGAACTTCGCCAAGTTAGTTTTGAGCCAGTCTTGCTCAGTATTTTTCTGAGTAGTTTCGCGCAGATTGGCGATCATTTGGTTGATGTTATCTTTTAACGCAGCAACTTCCCCCTGCGCTTCGACCGCAACCGATCGCGTTAAATCTCCCTTGGTGACCGCCGTTGCCACCTCAGCGATCGCTCTTACTTGAGTCGTCAGATTCGCTGCGAGTTCGTTGACGTTATCGGTCAAGTCGCGCCAGGTTCCTGATGCTCCCGGAACTTTTGCCTGCCCCCCCAGCTTTCCTTCGATGCCCACTTCTCGTGCCACAGTTGTTACTTGGTCTGCAAACGTCGCGAGCGTATCGGTCATCTCGTTAATAGTGTCAGCTAATGTTTCGATTTCGCCTTTGGCATCGAGCATTAACTTCCGTTTCAAGTCACCATTCGCCACGGCTGTTACTACTTTGGCAATGCCTCGGACTTGAGCAGTGAGATTGCTCGCCATTGAGTTCACATTGTCGGTCAAATCCTTCCAGGTTCCCGCTACGCCAATGACTTGAGCTTGACCCCCTAACTTTCCTTCGGTTCCGACTTCCCGCGCTACCCGCGTCACTTCCGAAGCAAAAGAACTCAACTGATCGACCATTGTGTTGATCGTGTTTTTGAGATCGAGAATTTCACCTTTCACGTCCACTGTGATTTTTCTAGACAGGTTGCCATTCGCGATCGCCGTTGCGACTTCTGCAATGTTCCGTACTTGGGCAGTCAAGTTACCTGCCATCGAATTCACGTTATCGGTCAAGTCCTTCCAAGTGCCACCAACGCCGCGAACATACGCTTGCACCCCTAATTTTCCTTCGGTTCCGACTTCCCGTGCCACCCGCGTCACTTCCGAAGCAAATGAGTTAAGCTGATCCACCATCGTATTGATCGTGTTCTTGAGTTCAAGAATCTCACCTTTCACATCCACGGTAATTTTCTTGGAAAGATCACCATTTGCCACCGCCGTGGTTACTTCAGCAATGTTTCTCACTTGTGCAGTTAAACTGCCTGCCATGAAGTTCACACTATCGGTTAAATCCTTCCAGGTTCCCGCCACGCCAGGAACTTGCGCTTGTACACCAAGCTTTCCTTCAGAACCCACTTCCCGCGCCACCCGCGTCACTTCCGAAGCAAATGAATTGAGTTGATCCACCATCGTATTAACAGTGTTTTTCAACTCTAGAATTTCACCTTTCACATCGACGGTGATTTTTTTAGAGAGATCCCCATTTGCCACCGCTGTTGTCACTGCTGCAATATTTCGCACCTGTGCTGTTAAACTGCCTGCCATAAAGTTTACGCTGTCGGTCAGATCCTTCCAGGTTCCTGCTACGCCCCGCACATCTGCCTGTACACCGAGCTTTCCTTCAGACCCCACTTCCCGCGCTACCCGCGTCACTTCCGAGGCAAAAGAACTGAGTTGATCCACCATCGTATTGATCGTGTTTTTCAACTCTAAAATTTCGCCTTTCACATCGACGGTAATTTTCTTGGACAAATCACCATTTGCTACCGCTGTTGTGACCTCAGCAATACTTCGCACCTGTGCCGTCAGGTTGCCCGCCATGAAATTCACGCTGTCGGTCAGATCCTTCCAGGTTCCCGCGACACCTTGAACCTGCGCTTGCACACCCAGTTTTCCTTCGGTTCCCACTTCTCGCGCCACTCGCGTGACTTCTGAAACAAAGGAATTGAGTTGATCCACCATGATATTAATGGTGTTCTTGAGTTCAAGAATCTCACCTTTGACATCCACAGTGATTTTCTTAGACAAATCACCATTTGCTACCGCTGTAGTGACTTCCGCAATGTTCCGCACCTGCGCCGTTAAACTGCCTGCCATAAAGTTCACGCTGTCGGTAAGGTCTTTCCAGGTTCCCGCTACGCCTTTAACTTGTGCTTGACCGCCGAGTTTCCCTTCTGCGCCCACTTCTCGCGCTACCCGCGTCACCTCTGAAGCAAACGAGTTGAGTTGATCCACCATCGTGTTGACGGTGTTCTTAAGCTCAAGAATTTCACCTTTCACATCCACAGTGATTTTCTTGGACAAATCACCATTTGCTACCGCTGTAGTGACTTCCGCAATGTTCCGCACTTGGGCAGTGAGGTTGCCTGCCATCGAGTTCACACTGTCGGTCAAATCTTTCCAGGTTCCCGCCACGCCGCGCACATCAGCTTGCACCCCTAGTTTTCCTTCAGTTCCCACTTCTCGCGCCACCCGCGTCACTTCCGAGGCAAACGAATTAAGCTGATCCACCATCGTATTGATCGTATTTTTCAACTCCAAAATTTCGCCTTTCACATCGACGGTGATTTTTTTCGACAAGTCTCCATTCGCCACCGCTGTCGTCACTTCCGCGATGTTCCGCACCTGAGCGGTGAGGTTGCCCGCCATCGAGTTCACACTGTCGGTTAAATCTTTCCAGGTTCCCGCCACGCCAGGGACATCTGCCTGTACCCCCAACATCCCTTCGGTTCCCACTTCTCGCGCCACTCGCGTCACCTCTGAAGCGAACGAGTTGAGTTGATCCACCATTGTGTTAACAATTTGAGCCGTTTGCAGGAACTCGCCTTGCAGCGGTTTGCCCTCAATTTCGGTCGCGATCGTTTGCGTCAAATTTCCCGTTGCTACTGCCCGAATCACCCGCGTTGTTTCGGTCATTGGCTGCACCAAGTCGGTGATCAACGTATTCACAGACCCGATCGATGCTTTCCAAGCACCTCGCGCATTGTCGATCGAAGCTCGTTCGCTAATCTTGCCTTCTTTACCAACGACCGTGCTGATGTGTTCTAGCTCGGTTGCCATTTGCTCATTCATCTCAATAATGTCGTTGAGCGTATCCGCAATTTTGCCTGCGATTCCAGTTTGCTCGATCGGCATTCTGGCTGAGAAATTACCTTTTTTAACTTCAACCAGGGTTTTGAGAAGCTGCTGGAGGTCAAGGGTATCCGAGTCAACGGTGCGAGGTACAGTAGTCATAACGAGTTGAGCGAGTGCTTTGGGTCAATAGAATCAGATGTCTTTGGTTTGATTCATGACCAAAGGCTTATTCCAGGAATATTATCCCTCTACCGTACATATAGCTCGCTTCTATCAATGGGAGTAATCTGATTTCTGTTCCACCTTAAGATAGAGGGCATTCATCTAAAATTAGGTATTCTTTGTGTGGAATTGCAGAAGTAGTAACGGTTCGATATGATGCTAATTTTTATAGTGAATAAAAATTAATAGTGCTACGTGGATGAAAACAGTGTACTGAACGCAGTATTCATGCTTCGGCAGTATCAATTCAATTGATAGAGGAATTGCTTCTTGCAAGATCAGCCGCTTAACGAAACACTCAGCGCTAAGAATTTCAGTCACTTGATTGAGGCTGTGGTCAAAGCGATTTTGAAAGTCGGTCAAACGCACGACCTAGAGCAAGCGTTCGTAGTCCGGGACGAATTACGCCGTCTTCCAGATGCGTTGCTGACTGAAGTTCTAAATCAAGTGATGTTGCACCTCGTCTCGATCGATCCTTTATTATGTCGCTGGTTTATTATTGATGTCTTTCTACGAGATGCATCGCCGGAGGGCAGAGCAGACGTTGCAGAACGGATTAATCTACTGATAGCGGGTCTGCGATCGCTCTAGCTAAGTATGGTTAGCTAGAGCCACAGTTCAGTAAGATCAATGACCAGTAGCTCTCTGATTAGAATTGCCGACTGATATGCGACTTCGCTGTCATCATTAAAACTAAACAACTATGCACTGAAAGTGCATAGTTGTTTAGTTTTGACCTTCTACTGTTTCTTTGTTCTCTCAAAAACGGTCGATAAAGATTCTCAAAACGCAGCGTTCTTTAGCGACTGGAAGCTTCGTGTAGCAACGCCTCTAGCTTTCTAGTGACTAAATGCAAGATGAGTTGTGAGAAGCTCAGTTTTTCAAAGCTCCAACTCATAGATTTGAGCGATCTCATCCGATTGAATTCCCAAATACGCCAACGTCTGACGCTGAGTGGCGTGTCCGAACGCTTCCATCAGCAAAGGAATTGCAGTGCCTCGCTCCGTTCGCTGCCAGTAGCCCCAAGTCTTCCGCAGCGTATGACTCCCATAGTTCCCCTTCAGTCCCACATCTTGGCACCAAGTTTTGACCATCGTACTCACAGTCGTCACCGTTAAACACCCCCGCTGCCCCGTGAAGAGATTGTCTTCGTCCTGAAGCTGACTGTTCCCCAGCCAATGCTGAATCGCCGAGATCGCAGTGCCATTGAGCGTCACAGGACGATACTTGTGCGTTTTGCTCTGCTTCAGTTCTAAAACATCGCCGACATTAAGCGATCGCACCTGCCGCACCTTGATCGATAAGAGTTCGTTTGCCCGATACGCCGTGTTGATTCCCAACGTGAACAAACACAAATCACGCGGATGGTCTGCCAGCACCTTCTTGATTCGTTGGATCGCTTTTTTGTCTCGAATCGGTTCCACCTTGATCGTTGATCCTGGTGCGGGATGGTTGGGATTCTGCCCTTTCTGAAACGGCATACGGCTCTTTTCTCGACTCACTAACTTTTAGCCATTTTATCTGTAAACTTAGCGAAGTTGAAAACCTTTGATTTTAGCCCTGTCTAACAGAATCATGCTGAAAGTCAAGACAGAAGCGAGGTTTAGCCTCTTTCTTATCTCACTAACTTCGAATAAATAGTTAGTCAGTTGGATGAGACGTAGGGTTGAGGCGAACATCTGACTCCTGATTAAAGTCGTGCCAGTGATTCTGTTGATTAAAGTTGCGATCGACAGAGTTCAATCGATGAATTTTCTTGCACTGCTCATTGGTTTTCAAGGTGGCGAGCAGTGCCATCTCAAATTGTCTTCAGCCAAGTCGAATGGAGGAGTGTCAGGCAGTGAAGCCTTCCGAGATGGTCAGTCAATCTTTAGTAGAAAATCATCGATGCTGAACGATGTTAATACAGGTGCCTTGAGCGCAATTCCTTCGCCTTCGTCGTTGTCCTGAATGTGCCAAGACCAGATACGGCATCTCAAATCTTTCGGTACGCGCACAAGAGCCACATGATTAACTTGTGGATTAACGGATTGATAAGAACAAATTCTTCCACCATATAGCCTACCTGCTACATGAGAACAAGCTCTAGAATCCTTGTGACATATATTGCACAAATATTTATCTACTATTATTCCAGGGCTAAGATACATACCATTGCCAAAAGCCTTTTGGAAAAAGCTCTCTAAGCCATCTAAAGACTGAGCAACTTTCCTGATTACTTCACCTTGATAGAATCGGGATGCAAATTCAAGCCTTTCTTTGCAATCGCACAGCTTAATCCATACCTGTTCCACGATCAAATTATGCTCATGCCATCTACCATTACTAGTGGCTTGACATATTTGAACAGAATCATGCAATCCTTTGATGAGGATTAGTAGAATAAGCAGTTTATTGTACTCATTGTCATCTACTTCAAAGACACGTTGCTTGAATGCAGAGCCATAATTGGTTATAAAGTTTGTGCAGAGTAAATCTGCTTCCTCATACTGCTTATTGAACATCAGCTTCAACCATGTTTCAACTAACTCTGAAACATGAATTTCAAAGTCTACCGATTCAGTCTTTAGTTTCATCAATTTCGTCTTGATTGTTGATGCCTTTCAAAATCCTCAAAAAAGTATCTGCATCACCGTGAAACGTAATTTCACTAGATGCTTTTTCATCCACAATTTTTAGATTGACATGGACTCTTGTTTCGTCTGGCTTCCCAGAAAGTTGAGAGAGTTTTTGCTGTTTGGAGGACTCTAATTCCTTCTGAATTTTTTCTCCTAGTAGGCGACCTATCACACTGATCAATAAGGGGAGTACAGCATGGTTGAGAATCCACACAGAGCCTAATCAAATGTCCAGACCTCTGCGCTCTGAGATTTTGGCATCTAAACCAAGATCATAAGAGTTTGCACACTTTACACCCTCTTCCTTTAACAGCTTGCATAGAATAATGGATTCACTTGCATCAAATAATTCCAAATGTTCTGATTGATTCTCAATATTTTCAGGAAGGCACAACATTTGGTATCGCTCAAAAATATTTGAGCTAACGCCAAGCTTATTTAAGAGTTCTGATTCTATCATTTGCCTCTCACACCACCTCGAAACTCAAATTTCATTCACTCTATTAAATTCTAGCTGTTATGAAATTTGATGACATTAAGCAGCCCAATCCTTGCAAAGTGTTTCAGCTTGAGCAAGAACGGTTTGAGTTGCTTTCTCCTGCTTGTCAGGTGGATAACCGTATTTCCGCAGTAGTCGTTTGACGATCGTGCGAAGTTTTGCTCGAACGGTTTCGCGTTCTGTCCAGTCGATACTGACGTTGCGTCGGACTGCTTCAACCAGGTCACGTGCGATCGCTTTTAGCGTCGCATCGCCCAAAACTTGAACTGCACTGTCATTCACTTCAAGCGCGTCATAAAAAGCGAGTTCATCCTCGGATAATCCCAGACTCTCGCCGCGTCGATTCGCTTCACGCATCTCTTTTGCGAGTTCAATCAACTCTTGCAGCACCTGAGCCGATTCGATCGAGCGGTTTTGATAACGCCGGATTGTGTTTTCTAGCATCTCTGAGAAGCTGCGGGCTTGAACAACATTTCGGGCTGATTTGGTGCGAATTTCATCATTTAGTAGTTTTCGCAGAACTTCTAGTGCTAGGTTCTTTTGGGGAATGTCGCGGACTTCTTCTAAAAATTCGTCGGATAGAACCGAGATTTCGGGTTTGTCGAGTCCAGCGGTCGCGAGAATGTCGATGACTCCATCAGATGCAACGGCACGAGAAACAATTTGACGGACGGCTGCATCGAGTTCTGCTTTGCCTTTGCTGCCTTCAATCGTATGTTTAGAAAGAGTTGCTTTGATTGCTTGAAAGAACCCAACTGTTTCTCGAAGCGCGATCGCAGTTTCTTCTGTACCACAGAGGGCGAAAGCTTTAGAAAGCTCAGTCACCGCTTGAATATATCGCTGTACGCTGTTGTCCACTTGAAATTCCGGGCGAAGAACCCAGTCTGTGGCTTCTCGTAAAACAGTTAATCGCTCTGGAGGAGTACCTGTAAAAAACTGGGAATAGTCAAAGCCGTGGAACATTGCAGCAACAATTTCGTACTTCTCCTGCATCAGAGCGACGGCTCCTTCAATGGGAATGCCTGTCTCACCACGATCGCCTTCTGTGTAGTCCATCAAAGCAGATTTCAAATCTTGGGCAATGCCCAGATAATCGACGACAAGACCTCCTGGCTTTTTCCCAAAGACCCGATTGACGCGGGCGATCGCTTGCATCAGGTTGTGCCCTTTCATCGGTTTGTCGATGTACATCGTGTGCAAACAGGGTGCATCGAAGCCTGTGAGCCACATATCGCGAACGATTACCAGTTTGAGGGGATCTTGAGGATTGCGAAGACGATTTGCGATCGCATCCCGCCCTTTCTTAGAACGAACATGAGGCTGGAGCAGTTCGCTATCTGATGCACTGCCCGTCATCACGACTTTGATTTCACCTGCGTCGTCTGAGTCGGAGTGCCACTCTGGGCGAAGTTTGATGATTTGCTTGTAGAGTTCAGCACAGATGCGGCGACTCATGCAGACAATCATTCCTTTGCCTTCCATTGCAGCAAGTCGATCGTCAAAGTGGGTGAGAATATCTTGAGCCACCAATTCTAAGCGCTTCTCTGTGCCGACCATTGCTTCGAGTTGTGCCCATTTACTTTTGAGCTTGTCCTTGGTCGTTTGTTCTTCGCCTTCGGTGACATCTTCAAACTCAGGATCAATCTTGGGCTTCTCGCTGGCTTCGAGTGTGATTTTGGCGAGTCGGGCTTCGTAGTAGATGCTGACGGTCGCTCCATCTTGAACGGCACGCTGGATGTCGTAGATGTCGATGTAATCGCCAAAAATTCGACGGGTGCTGGCATCGGCTTTATCGATCGGAGTTCCAGTGAAACCGATAAAGGAGGCGTTGGGTAAAGCATCACGCAGATACTTTGCGAACCCATAAGCGGTGTATGCCCCATCTTCTCCAGTGGCTTGGTCTTTAGTTTTAATGACTCGTGCTTGGAGTCCATATTGAGAGCGGTGAGCTTCATCAGCAATGAAAATGATATTGCGGCGATCGCTCAACATTTCATATTCGCCGCCGCGATCTTCTGAGGCGAATTTCTGAATGGTGGTGAAGATTACGCCGCCAGACGCGACTTGAAGCTTATTTTTGAGGTCAGCGCGATCGTCGGCTTGAACGGGAGTTTGTCGCAGTAAGTCTTGGCATTTAGAAAAGGTGGTGAAGAGTTGATCGTCTAGATCGTTGCGATCGGTGAGAACAACGATCGTAGGATTTGCCATTGCTGGATGCTGCACGATTTTTCCAGCGTAGAATGCCATCGATAAGCTTTTGCCTGACCCCTGAGTGTGCCAGATTACGCCTACTCGTTTGTCGCCTTGGGGAGAGATAGCTTGGACGGTTTCGGCTACGGCTTTGTTGACGGCGTGATATTGGTGATAGCCTGCTATTTTTTTGATGATGGTTGCGCCATCGACTTCGTAGACGATGAAGAAGCGGATCAGGTCGAGGAAGCGGGTTTTCTCAAATACGCCGCGAATGACGACTTCGAGTTCGGGGGTGTTTTTGGGAGCGAGATCATCACCATCGATCGTGCGCCAGGGCATAAAGCGTTCCCGATCGCTGGTAATCGTACCAATGCGAGCATCTAATCCATCAGAGATAACGAGGGCAGCATTGTAAGCGAACAGGCTAGGAATATCGCGTTTGTAGGTCTGAAGTTGGTTGAAAGCTCCTTCGATATCAGCGTTTTCGCTGGCAGCGTTTTTGAGTTCAATCACTGCCAGAGGAATTCCATTGATGAAGACGACAAGATCGGGGCGGCGATTTTTGCGGTTTTCGATCACGGTGAACTGGTTGACTACGAGCCAGTCGTTGTTGTTGGGGTCTGTCCAGTCGATCAGCCATGCTTGGTCGTGGATAGTACGATCGTCGTTTTGATAAACGACAGGTACGCCATTGCTAAGGAGACGGTGGAAGCGTTGATTATTTTCGACGCTGTTCTGGGTTTCGGAGCGAAGAACTTGTCGAATGACTTCATCGATCGCTTCTGCTGGAAGTTGGGGATTAATTTGAGCGATCGCGTTTCGTAATCGATTTTCTAGAATGACTTCGCTGAGTTTTTGGCGCTCGGCGTTAGGTTCTCCGGGAGCAATGTCGTAGCCGCAGAGGTAGGAGTAGCCGAGGGTTTCAAAGTAAGAGAGGGCAGCGAGTTCTACATCGGTTTCAGTAAAGTTGCTCATATGTCGTCTTGATGTGCCACTCCTTGCTCAAAAGAATTCCCATGTTTTGGGCTGCGATTTCAAACCAATCTTGTTATCAGGTTTTGTAGGAATAGTGGCGGTCTTTTATCTGTATTGATACATGGAGATAAAGGAAACATCGCGTCTACGTCAAACTATCAACAGATTTATAAGGCTTGCCAGCTAACTTCACAAATTCTTCAAAACAGTTTCTAGATAGCTCACTTCACCTTTAAGGATGCTGAGTTACATTTAAATCGCCTGTATATGAGTATGCAGGGAGGATGGTTTACCACGGACTTGCCTGCGAAGAGTAGTGCTGGTTTGAGAAACTTGTCACACATATAGTTTTGCTGACGGTGCTTCCTTGAGTAGTAACATTCCCAAGAGAGTGACAGTAGCGCGTGCGCTAGGGGGTCGTGTGGATGCCGTCTATCCTGACCTCCTAGCTCTGCTATATCAACGAGGCACTTATGTCTAAATTTAGAGATGCCGAATCGAATGATTGGTACAGATCCCGTGGCTACATCCATTTCGACCGCGAGGTATCTAGAAAATTTGCTCAGGCCTACATAACAGATTGCAAGAGAGTTGAGCGCCACGCATTCTTTCCTTTTCTCAAATACGTTAAAGTTACTCCTCGATATAAGTCTAAAATTCGCAAAACCCAAGATAAAAATCGTCCTATTCTCTATGCAGGACATCTAGATTCTCATATTTATGCTTGGTACGCACGAGAACTTAGTAAGCTTTACGAAATATATATACAGGCGCAACCTTTACAAGATTGTGTAATTGCCTATCGTTCCTTGGGAAAATCAAATATTGATTTCTCCAGAGAAGTATTTGATCAAATTGAAAAAAAGCAAGAATGCACAGCATTGACTTTCGATCTATCAAGTTTTTTCGACAACATTGATCATGAGAAATTAAAAGCGGCATGGTGCGAAGTTCTTGGTACTGAAAAACTTCCTGATGATCACTACAAAGTTTATAAATCTATTACTAAATATGCTTACGTTGATCGTCAGGAAGCTATTGATGCGCTTGAAATTACCAACTATAAAGAGATAAGGGATAATAGACGGCTCTGCACACCGCAGGAATTTCGTGACTGTATTAGATCTAAAATATGTGTTAATTCTAATTCGTATGGTATTCCACAGGGTTCACCAATAAGTGCAGTTCTATCTAATTTGTTTCTTATTAATTTCGATAAAGTGATGTCACAGCACGCTTTTAGAGTGAATGGTATTTATCGAAGATATTGTGATGACATCTTGTGGGTCTGTCCTTCAGAAGAATCTGAAGAAATAAAAGCTTTAGTTGAGCAGGAGATTAAAAAAAGTGGAGATGCTCTTTCTCCAAATTCTGAAAAAACTGAAATCTCTAACTTCAGTCGGACAACGGAAGGTTTGCTGCTCGGCTCACCTCCACTTCAATATTTAGGCTTTACGTTCGATGGGCAGAATCGATTACTACGCTCTCAAACTGTTGCTCGGTACTACCAACGCATGAAACGAGCAGTTCGTTCAGCAGGTTATGCTGCCAATCAAGCGGGGGATGATAAGATTCATTGCAAAAAACTATATGAGAAGTATAGCCATTTAGGGCAGCGTAGCTTCATCAAGTATGCTTTTCGTTCAAGCAAGACCATGAACTCCCCAAAAATTCGCAGGCAAGTACGCAATCACTGGATAAAACTGCATCAAGCAATTGAAAAAGTTGAAGCAGAATTAAGAGAAGACTGAAGATTCATAAGACTCAGTATTACCGTAAAATTTATAGCTGAGATTCAACAAAGCTCTGAATGTCCTTTACAAGTGTTTTACCAGCTAGAAGTGCTGGCAGTAGAGTGTCACGGATTGAGAGAAGGGTTAATATTTGTTGTGCTTGGTTTTCCACGCATTGATCTAACGGAAAGGCTAGTTGCTCAAACCTTCTGATGGTTGCTACTGAAGGAACAATACAAGGTATTGAGAGAAAATCTTTTTTACTCATCGAGCCAAATATCGTTCCTTTTGCCTCAAAACGAGCAAAATGCTCATTAAGTCCTTGCATGGTGTAGTAGGTATAGGAGCGACTACCATCTTTATGTCGTGCAGCAGCAACTCCACGACCAATACAACATTGTTCACTTGCCAGATTGATATCTCCAACAGGAGCACGAACACTAATTAGAGTATCCCCAGCATTAGCGAAGCGAGTTGGAGCGTTACAATAAACACGAACGGACGGATAGCGAGAACCAAAATCTTTACGCCCTTGATAAAAAGGTAATCCTTTCTTATCTTGATTGTAGGTTGAGCTTGAAGGTGACTGACCCATTGTAATTTGGAATTCGTCCTCCACAACTCCTACCCTCCATCCCTTTGGAATTTCGCCTAGTACCGAACTCTCAAACTCAGCAGGAAACAGAGCCGCTGTTTCAGCATCTATACCTATGAGCTGTTGATCGTCCATTTTTGCCCGAACCGGATCGAAATCAACAAACCATGACTTAAACAAGGCACGAGTGATCGCTTCCAGCGTTTGATTCATCTGCTGGTTGAGTTCGATTTTATCGTCAAGAGAGGAGAGAATTTGAGCAATCGCTTTTTGCTTATTAATTGGCGGGAATGGTAATAATTGAGCAGAAAAGGTATCGCGAGAAAGACTTGGATTAGAGGTTCCATCCTTTAGGTGATTTAGACCAATATACTTTGTAAGGTAGTAAAAGAATTTAAGGTCGAGAGAAGGTGTGTTAGGAGTGACATAGTAAGCCGTATCGATAACCCAAAAATCGGACTCACACCACTCAACGCCGAGCGGTCCCATACCCTTTCTTCCAAGAATTACTCCCGGACCTTTCACTAAGCCCTCGTT is drawn from Leptolyngbya sp. NIES-2104 and contains these coding sequences:
- a CDS encoding restriction endonuclease subunit S, yielding MNVRELIEFVNSGNVVGTFPRGFSQNTVFKYPLVRADSLVTLNYGKGLVEKNRISGDIPVYGTNGRCGWHNEGLVKGPGVILGRKGMGPLGVEWCESDFWVIDTAYYVTPNTPSLDLKFFYYLTKYIGLNHLKDGTSNPSLSRDTFSAQLLPFPPINKQKAIAQILSSLDDKIELNQQMNQTLEAITRALFKSWFVDFDPVRAKMDDQQLIGIDAETAALFPAEFESSVLGEIPKGWRVGVVEDEFQITMGQSPSSSTYNQDKKGLPFYQGRKDFGSRYPSVRVYCNAPTRFANAGDTLISVRAPVGDINLASEQCCIGRGVAAARHKDGSRSYTYYTMQGLNEHFARFEAKGTIFGSMSKKDFLSIPCIVPSVATIRRFEQLAFPLDQCVENQAQQILTLLSIRDTLLPALLAGKTLVKDIQSFVESQL
- the drt2 gene encoding antiviral reverse transcriptase Drt2, whose product is MSKFRDAESNDWYRSRGYIHFDREVSRKFAQAYITDCKRVERHAFFPFLKYVKVTPRYKSKIRKTQDKNRPILYAGHLDSHIYAWYARELSKLYEIYIQAQPLQDCVIAYRSLGKSNIDFSREVFDQIEKKQECTALTFDLSSFFDNIDHEKLKAAWCEVLGTEKLPDDHYKVYKSITKYAYVDRQEAIDALEITNYKEIRDNRRLCTPQEFRDCIRSKICVNSNSYGIPQGSPISAVLSNLFLINFDKVMSQHAFRVNGIYRRYCDDILWVCPSEESEEIKALVEQEIKKSGDALSPNSEKTEISNFSRTTEGLLLGSPPLQYLGFTFDGQNRLLRSQTVARYYQRMKRAVRSAGYAANQAGDDKIHCKKLYEKYSHLGQRSFIKYAFRSSKTMNSPKIRRQVRNHWIKLHQAIEKVEAELRED